Proteins co-encoded in one Candidatus Nomurabacteria bacterium genomic window:
- the secG gene encoding preprotein translocase subunit SecG, translating into MNIIDLVLPALPYIQIILSILLVAAILLQQRGSSLGGAFGGDNFSSAFHKRRGAELFLFKFSVGIAILFVLTAFLNILA; encoded by the coding sequence ATGAATATTATCGATTTAGTGCTTCCAGCACTGCCATATATCCAGATAATTCTCTCCATCCTCCTCGTTGCAGCGATTCTACTCCAGCAGCGCGGTTCAAGCTTGGGAGGAGCATTTGGTGGCGACAATTTCAGTTCGGCCTTTCACAAACGTCGAGGCGCGGAGCTTTTCTTGTTCAAGTTTTCAGTCGGGATTGCAATCTTGTTTGTACTCACGGCATTTCTCAATATCCTCGCGTAA
- a CDS encoding peptide ABC transporter substrate-binding protein: MTSPTNPSLGLLDKLLHRIEGTPPSDRLFLRVLFFLVIATGIWFALSFNDDRSAITPTRGGTITEGIVGTPRFVNPALALTRADQDVTTLVYSGLMRIDNQGNLVNDLAETIVVSDDGLTYNVVLKKDVTFHDGTPLTARDVVFTIKLIQDPDLKSPLRGNWSDVTIEEINEYELNVVLEEAYAPFIENFTFGIMPAHAWSSLPIEQLPFSQLNTEPIGSGPFRIESAKRDTSGLISNYNLVAYRQTTSDSKIDGIKLNFYQNESALLNALDAHDIDATAYLSTNQIEKVLEDGYKLVEEPLPRVFGIFFNQNRSAALRDTTARKALTIALDRPALIDSALHGYGVPTASPTLLGSTTLQSNDGITDTATSTPANQAIALLKSGGWTQDSLGTWEKKINDEMVPLRITLRTSNTPLFGSLVDSVSKQWEAIGVSVTTEQFEQADLVQSVIRPRDFEALLFGLDMSRSYDLYPFWHSSQQDDPGLNIAQYANVEVDKLLETARTEAYGPQRQATLREASDIITSEHPAVFLFQPTLTYVVREDMTITPIARPGRPADRFNNITEWHTESDSLWEFFRNDM, encoded by the coding sequence ATGACATCTCCAACCAATCCGTCGTTAGGACTTTTGGATAAACTTCTCCATCGCATTGAAGGAACGCCGCCAAGTGACCGTTTGTTTTTGCGAGTCCTATTTTTCTTGGTTATTGCCACCGGCATTTGGTTTGCTCTATCTTTCAATGACGACCGTTCAGCAATTACACCAACTCGTGGCGGCACAATCACCGAAGGAATCGTTGGCACCCCTCGCTTTGTGAATCCCGCCTTGGCTTTGACTCGGGCCGACCAAGACGTAACCACTTTGGTGTATAGCGGGCTTATGCGCATTGATAACCAAGGTAATCTAGTGAATGATCTTGCAGAAACGATTGTAGTATCTGATGATGGCTTAACGTACAACGTAGTTCTCAAGAAGGATGTAACCTTCCACGACGGCACTCCACTTACTGCCCGAGACGTTGTCTTCACCATCAAACTCATTCAAGACCCAGACCTTAAAAGTCCACTGCGTGGCAACTGGAGTGACGTGACGATTGAGGAAATCAATGAATACGAACTGAATGTTGTGCTTGAAGAAGCATACGCACCATTTATTGAAAACTTCACTTTTGGCATTATGCCTGCACACGCCTGGAGCAGCTTGCCGATTGAGCAACTACCCTTTAGTCAGCTCAATACTGAACCAATCGGTTCTGGACCATTCAGAATTGAAAGCGCCAAGCGAGACACCTCTGGACTTATTAGCAATTACAACCTCGTAGCATATCGTCAGACGACGAGTGACTCAAAAATTGATGGCATTAAGCTTAATTTCTATCAAAACGAATCGGCGCTACTGAATGCTCTAGACGCTCACGACATCGACGCAACGGCATACCTCTCAACCAATCAAATTGAAAAGGTGCTCGAAGATGGCTACAAGCTGGTAGAAGAACCTTTGCCTCGTGTTTTTGGTATTTTCTTTAACCAAAATCGCTCGGCTGCTCTTCGGGACACGACCGCACGCAAGGCATTGACAATCGCGCTTGATCGACCTGCACTGATTGACTCAGCACTGCATGGATATGGTGTCCCCACAGCATCACCTACCCTGCTCGGAAGCACTACGCTACAATCAAATGACGGCATCACTGATACCGCAACATCGACGCCAGCGAATCAAGCGATTGCCCTACTAAAAAGTGGTGGCTGGACACAAGATTCACTTGGCACTTGGGAGAAAAAAATAAATGACGAAATGGTGCCACTACGCATCACGCTCCGCACCAGCAACACCCCGCTATTTGGATCATTAGTCGATTCTGTATCAAAACAATGGGAAGCCATTGGAGTGTCAGTGACCACCGAGCAGTTTGAACAAGCAGACCTTGTACAGTCCGTCATCCGACCACGTGACTTTGAAGCCTTACTTTTCGGGCTCGACATGAGTCGCTCGTATGATTTATACCCATTCTGGCACTCATCACAGCAAGATGATCCTGGACTAAACATTGCTCAATACGCAAACGTTGAGGTGGACAAGCTGCTTGAAACAGCTCGAACAGAAGCATACGGACCACAACGACAAGCAACACTGCGAGAAGCCAGTGACATTATCACGAGCGAACATCCTGCCGTCTTCTTGTTTCAGCCAACGCTAACGTATGTTGTGCGAGAAGATATGACCATTACCCCAATCGCCCGCCCTGGACGCCCAGCTGATCGATTCAACAATATCACCGAGTGGCACACTGAAAGTGATTCGTTATGGGAGTTTTTCAGAAACGATATGTAA
- a CDS encoding ribonuclease J: MNTTEKTEQTSNHRPRRNRNRRAPAHASTGRSPRPHGRGVTGGQKRSDNKPAGNRNGGKNGRRNNRNRRNNQRRRPDKAPALTHRLDTNEARVHIPEITDEDTVRIIPVSGVEEIGRNMNIIETKDDIIVIDAGFQFVSPEAGAPGIDYILPNTQYLEERKHKIRALVVTHGHLDHIGGIPFIMERIGNPPIYTQYLTSLMILKRQEEFPQMEPVQMNVIKEGESFTVGKTKIKTFRVTHSIPDAMGVCVETKHGDVVITGDIKLVHEDGQVVVEERGQWEKVGLNNNLALLCDSTNADRAGFSATEARVFETLESIIHNATGRLIIGTFASQFDRLISVIKVCEEMGKKVVMEGRSIKTNIDIAIQAKLMEVDQRTFINAGDMNDYPADRIVILSTGAQGEQFAALMRMATDKHKFITLNERDTIVLSSSVIPGNEVAVQNLKDNIYRKNVRVINYQGSHVHSSGHGNAGELVWVHQAVKPKFLIPVHGHHFHLKSHMYAAVENGFPRENVAVPDNGTIIEIKNGTEMTVLPMKIPNELMMVDGFTVGARQEVVLRDRQTLADDGMFVIIATVNTKNGKLRKSPDIISRGFVYLRENQQLLSEARVLIKKTVERQTEHMHPIDLELVKDDLADVVSSFLLQKTQKSPMVIPVLIGI, from the coding sequence ATGAACACAACAGAAAAAACAGAACAGACAAGCAACCATCGGCCTCGCCGCAATCGCAATCGACGTGCACCAGCCCACGCTAGTACCGGTCGATCACCGCGTCCGCACGGACGTGGTGTGACCGGAGGCCAGAAACGCTCAGATAATAAACCAGCTGGAAACCGAAATGGCGGAAAGAATGGTCGCCGCAATAATCGTAATCGACGCAATAATCAGCGACGGCGTCCAGACAAGGCGCCGGCGCTCACCCACCGACTCGACACGAACGAAGCACGCGTACACATTCCTGAAATTACAGATGAAGATACTGTACGTATCATTCCAGTATCTGGCGTCGAGGAGATTGGTCGCAACATGAACATCATTGAAACCAAGGATGACATTATTGTTATTGATGCTGGCTTCCAGTTCGTGTCACCAGAGGCGGGCGCTCCTGGTATCGACTACATCCTGCCCAACACACAGTATCTTGAAGAGCGTAAGCACAAAATTCGCGCCCTGGTTGTGACTCACGGCCACCTCGACCACATTGGCGGTATTCCATTTATTATGGAGCGTATTGGCAACCCACCAATCTACACGCAGTATCTTACGTCGCTTATGATCTTGAAGCGTCAAGAAGAATTCCCACAGATGGAGCCTGTCCAGATGAATGTAATCAAAGAGGGTGAATCATTTACCGTTGGTAAGACCAAGATTAAAACCTTCCGTGTAACTCACTCAATTCCTGACGCTATGGGCGTCTGTGTTGAAACGAAGCACGGTGATGTGGTCATTACTGGTGACATTAAGCTGGTCCACGAAGATGGACAGGTGGTCGTTGAAGAGCGCGGCCAATGGGAAAAGGTTGGTCTCAATAACAACCTCGCCCTTCTCTGTGACTCAACCAACGCTGACCGAGCTGGCTTCTCTGCCACTGAAGCACGTGTATTTGAAACCCTCGAAAGCATTATTCACAATGCCACTGGCCGTCTCATTATTGGAACTTTTGCTTCTCAATTTGACCGCCTCATCAGCGTCATCAAGGTCTGTGAAGAAATGGGTAAGAAGGTCGTCATGGAAGGCCGAAGCATTAAGACCAACATTGACATTGCGATTCAAGCCAAGCTCATGGAAGTAGATCAGCGCACCTTTATCAACGCTGGCGATATGAATGATTATCCAGCAGATCGCATTGTTATTCTTTCAACTGGTGCCCAAGGTGAGCAGTTTGCAGCCCTGATGCGCATGGCTACCGATAAGCATAAGTTCATCACCCTCAACGAACGTGACACTATCGTGCTTTCGTCATCGGTAATTCCAGGCAATGAAGTGGCGGTGCAAAATCTGAAAGATAACATTTACCGCAAGAATGTACGCGTCATCAACTACCAAGGCTCGCACGTACACTCTTCAGGGCATGGTAACGCTGGTGAACTCGTTTGGGTACACCAGGCAGTGAAGCCGAAGTTTCTCATTCCGGTCCACGGTCACCACTTCCACCTCAAGAGCCATATGTATGCTGCTGTAGAAAATGGCTTCCCACGCGAGAATGTAGCTGTACCAGACAACGGTACCATCATTGAGATTAAAAACGGCACCGAAATGACTGTCTTGCCAATGAAGATTCCAAACGAACTCATGATGGTAGACGGCTTTACGGTTGGCGCACGTCAGGAAGTAGTGCTTCGTGACCGCCAGACTTTGGCCGACGATGGTATGTTTGTGATTATTGCGACGGTAAACACCAAGAACGGTAAGCTCCGCAAGTCACCAGACATTATCTCTCGTGGATTTGTCTATCTTCGCGAAAACCAACAGCTTCTCTCTGAAGCCCGTGTCCTCATTAAGAAGACCGTTGAGCGACAGACCGAGCACATGCACCCAATCGACCTCGAACTCGTAAAGGACGATCTTGCCGACGTAGTCAGCAGCTTCCTCCTCCAAAAGACTCAAAAGAGTCCAATGGTAATTCCAGTTTTGATTGGCATTTAA